Proteins encoded in a region of the Ursus arctos isolate Adak ecotype North America unplaced genomic scaffold, UrsArc2.0 scaffold_2, whole genome shotgun sequence genome:
- the B4GALT3 gene encoding beta-1,4-galactosyltransferase 3, producing MLRRLLERPCTLALLVGSQLAVMMYLSLGGFRSLSALFGREQGPTFDYSHPHDVYSNLSHLPGAPVAPGAPPAPQGLPYCPERSPLLVGPVSVSFSPVPSLAEIVERNPRVEPGGRYRPAGCEARSRTAIIVPHRAREHHLRLLLYHLHPFLQRQQLAYGIYVIHQAGNGTFNRAKLLNVGVREALRDEEWDCLFLHDVDLLPENDHNLYVCDPRGPRHVAVAMNKFGYSLPYPQYFGGVSALTPDQYLKMNGFPNEYWGWGGEDDDIATRVRLAGMKISRPPTSVGHYKMVKHRGDKGNEENPHRFDLLVRTQNSWTQDGMNSLTYRLLARELGPLYTNITADIGTDPRGPRTPSGPRYPPGSSQAFRQEMLQRRPPARPGPLPTANHTAPHGSH from the exons ATGTTGCGGAGGCTGCTGGAGCGGCCCTGCACACTGGCCCTGCTTGTGGGCTCCCAGCTGGCTGTCATGATGTACCTGTCACTGGGGGGCTTCCGAAGCCTCAGTGCCCTATTTGGCCGAGAGCAGGGGCCGACATTTGACTATTCTCATCCCCATGATGTCTACAGTAACCTCAGTCACCTACCTGGGGCCCCTGTtgccccaggggcccctccagcTCCTCAAGGTCTGCCCTACTGTCCAGAACGATCTCCTCTTTTAG TGGGTCCCGTGTCCGTGTCCTTTAGCCCAGTGCCGTCACTGGCAGAGATTGTGGAGAGGAATCCCCGGGTGGAACCGGGGGGCCGGTACCGGCCCGCGGGGTGTGAGGCCCGCTCCCGAACAGCCATCATTGTGCCCCACCGGGCCCGGGAGCACCACCTGCGCCTGCTGCTGTACCACCTGCACCCCTTCCTGCAGCGCCAGCAGCTGGCTTACGGCATCTACGTCATCCACCAG GCTGGAAATGGAACATTTAACAGGGCCAAGCTGCTAAatgttggggtgcgggaggccctGCGTGATGAGGAGTGGGACTGCCTATTCTTGCACGACGTGGACCTCCTGCCTGAGAACGACCACAATTTGTATGTGTGTGACCCCCGGGGACCCCGGCATGTTGCTGTTGCCATGAACAAGTTTGGATACAG CCTCCCGTACCCCCAGTACTTTGGAGGAGTCTCGGCGCTCACTCCTGACCAGTACCTGAAGATGAATGGCTTCCCCAATGAATACTGGGGCTGGGGTGGTGAGGATGACGACATTGCTACCAG GGTGCGGCTGGCTGGGATGAAGATCTCTCGCCCCCCCACGTCGGTGGGGCACTACAAGATGGTGAAGCATCGAGGAGATAAGGGCAATGAGGAAAACCCCCACAG ATTTGACCTCCTGGTCCGTACCCAGAATTCCTGGACGCAAGATGGGATGAACTCACTGACGTACCGGTTGCTGGCTCGAGAGCTGGGCCCTCTCTATACCAACATCACAGCAGACATTGGAACTGACCCTCGGGGTCCCCGGACTCCCTCTGGTCCCCGTTACCCTCCTGGTTCCTCCCAGGCCTTCCGTCAAGAGATGCTGCAGCGCCGgcccccagccaggcctggcccTCTGCCTACTGCCAACCACACAGCCCCCCATGGTTCGCACTGA
- the PPOX gene encoding protoporphyrinogen oxidase isoform X3, translated as MDSLCRGVFAGNSRELSIRSCFPSLFQAEQTHRSVLLGLLLGAGQSPQPDSALIRQARAERWSQWSLRGGLETLPQALNTHLTSRGVSVLRGQPVCGLSLQAEGRWKVSLGDGSLEADHVISAVPASVLSRLLPAQAAPLARALSTIAAVSVAVVNLQYRGARLPVQGFGHLVPSSEDPGVLGIVYDSVAFPEQDGSPPGLRVTVMLGGSWLQTLEARGTVLSQELFQQQAQQAAAAQLGLKGPPSHCLVHLHKNCIPQYTLGHWQKLEAATQFLASQRLPLTLAGASYKGVAVNDCIESGRQAAARVLGAEPNS; from the exons ATGGACAGTCTCTGCCGAGGAGTGTTTGCAGGCAACAGCCGGGAGCTCAGCATCAGGTCCTGCTTTCCCAGTCTCTTCCAAGCTGAGCAAACCCATCGTTCCGTTTtactggggctgctgctgggggcaG GGCAGAGCCCACAGCCGGACTCAGCGCTCATTCGCCAGGCCCGAGCTGAGCGCTGGAGCCAGTGGTCACTGCGTGGAGGGCTGGAGACGTTGCCCCAGGCCCTTAACACACACCTGACTAGTAGGGGTGTCAGTGTTCTCCGAGGCCAGCCTGTCTGCGGACTCAGCCTCCAGGCAGAAGGGCGCTGGAAG GTGTCTCTAGGGGACGGCAGTCTGGAGGCAGACCACGTGATTAGCGCCGTTCCGGCTTCAG TGCTCAGCAGGCTGCTCCCCGCCCAGGCCGCCCCTCTGGCTCGTGCCCTGAGCACCATCGCTGCTGTGTCTGTGGCTGTGGTGAACCTCCAGTACCGAGGAGCGCGCCTGCCTGTGCAG ggATTTGGACATTTGGTGCCATCCTCAGAAGACCCAGGCGTCCTGGGAATCGTGTATGACTCAGTTGCTTTTCCTGAGCAGGACGGGAGCCCCCCTGGCCTCCGAGTGACT GTGATGCTGGGAGGGTCCTGGTTACAGACGCTGGAAGCCAGGGGCACTGTCTTATCTCAGGAGCTGTTCCAACAGCAGGCACAACAAGCAGCTGCCGCCCAGTTAGGACTGAAGGGGCCACCAAGTCACTGCTTGGTCCACCTTCACAAG aaCTGCATCCCCCAGTATACACTGGGCCACTGGCAAAAACTGG AGGCAGCGACCCAGTTCCTGGCTTCTCAGAGGCTGCCCTTGACTCTGGCCGGAGCCTCCTACAAGGGGGTTGCTGTCAATGACTGTATAGAGAGTGGACGCCAGGCAGCAGCCCGGGTCCTGGGCGCAGAGCCTAACAGCTGA
- the PPOX gene encoding protoporphyrinogen oxidase isoform X1 produces the protein MGRTVVVLGGGISGLAASYHLSRAPCPPKTLYPAAVGRAACLPPVPRWSWWRAASVWEAGSARSEGQVVLSLNLDLEEFGRPEPWEPGRCSWMYGEQVSELGLDSEVLPVRGDHPAAQNRFLYVGGALHALPSGLRGLFRPSPPFSKPLFWAGLKELTAPRGKDPDETVHSFAQRRLGPEVASLAMDSLCRGVFAGNSRELSIRSCFPSLFQAEQTHRSVLLGLLLGAGQSPQPDSALIRQARAERWSQWSLRGGLETLPQALNTHLTSRGVSVLRGQPVCGLSLQAEGRWKVSLGDGSLEADHVISAVPASVLSRLLPAQAAPLARALSTIAAVSVAVVNLQYRGARLPVQGFGHLVPSSEDPGVLGIVYDSVAFPEQDGSPPGLRVTVMLGGSWLQTLEARGTVLSQELFQQQAQQAAAAQLGLKGPPSHCLVHLHKNCIPQYTLGHWQKLEAATQFLASQRLPLTLAGASYKGVAVNDCIESGRQAAARVLGAEPNS, from the exons ATGGGCCGGACCGTGGTCGTGCTGGGCGGTGGCATCAGCGGCTTGGCCGCCAGTTACCACCTGAGCCGGGCCCCCTGTCCCCCTAAG ACCCTTTACCCTGCGGCAGTAGGCCGTGCAGCGTgtctccctcctgtccccaggTGGTCCTGGTGGAGGGCAGCGAGCGTCTGGGAGGCTGGATCCGCTCGGTCCGAGGGCCAGGTGGTGCTATCTTTGAACTTGGACCTCGAGGAATTCGGCCGGCCGGAGCCCTGGGAGCCCGGACGCTGCTCCTG GATGTATGGAGAGCAGGTTTCTGAGCTTGGCTTGGACTCAGAAGTGTTGCCTGTCCGGGGAGACCACCCAGCTGCCCAGAACAGGTTCCTGTATGTAGGTGGTGCCCTGCATGCGCTGCCCTCTGGCCTCAG GGGGCTCTTCCGCCCTTCACCTCCCTTCTCCAAACCTCTGTTTTGGGCTGGGCTGAAGGAGTTGACCGCGCCCAGGGGCAAAGACCCTGATGAGACTGTGCACAGTTTTGCCCAGCGCCGCCTTGGACCTGAG GTGGCGTCTCTAGCCATGGACAGTCTCTGCCGAGGAGTGTTTGCAGGCAACAGCCGGGAGCTCAGCATCAGGTCCTGCTTTCCCAGTCTCTTCCAAGCTGAGCAAACCCATCGTTCCGTTTtactggggctgctgctgggggcaG GGCAGAGCCCACAGCCGGACTCAGCGCTCATTCGCCAGGCCCGAGCTGAGCGCTGGAGCCAGTGGTCACTGCGTGGAGGGCTGGAGACGTTGCCCCAGGCCCTTAACACACACCTGACTAGTAGGGGTGTCAGTGTTCTCCGAGGCCAGCCTGTCTGCGGACTCAGCCTCCAGGCAGAAGGGCGCTGGAAG GTGTCTCTAGGGGACGGCAGTCTGGAGGCAGACCACGTGATTAGCGCCGTTCCGGCTTCAG TGCTCAGCAGGCTGCTCCCCGCCCAGGCCGCCCCTCTGGCTCGTGCCCTGAGCACCATCGCTGCTGTGTCTGTGGCTGTGGTGAACCTCCAGTACCGAGGAGCGCGCCTGCCTGTGCAG ggATTTGGACATTTGGTGCCATCCTCAGAAGACCCAGGCGTCCTGGGAATCGTGTATGACTCAGTTGCTTTTCCTGAGCAGGACGGGAGCCCCCCTGGCCTCCGAGTGACT GTGATGCTGGGAGGGTCCTGGTTACAGACGCTGGAAGCCAGGGGCACTGTCTTATCTCAGGAGCTGTTCCAACAGCAGGCACAACAAGCAGCTGCCGCCCAGTTAGGACTGAAGGGGCCACCAAGTCACTGCTTGGTCCACCTTCACAAG aaCTGCATCCCCCAGTATACACTGGGCCACTGGCAAAAACTGG AGGCAGCGACCCAGTTCCTGGCTTCTCAGAGGCTGCCCTTGACTCTGGCCGGAGCCTCCTACAAGGGGGTTGCTGTCAATGACTGTATAGAGAGTGGACGCCAGGCAGCAGCCCGGGTCCTGGGCGCAGAGCCTAACAGCTGA
- the PPOX gene encoding protoporphyrinogen oxidase isoform X2, translating into MGRTVVVLGGGISGLAASYHLSRAPCPPKVVLVEGSERLGGWIRSVRGPGGAIFELGPRGIRPAGALGARTLLLVSELGLDSEVLPVRGDHPAAQNRFLYVGGALHALPSGLRGLFRPSPPFSKPLFWAGLKELTAPRGKDPDETVHSFAQRRLGPEVASLAMDSLCRGVFAGNSRELSIRSCFPSLFQAEQTHRSVLLGLLLGAGQSPQPDSALIRQARAERWSQWSLRGGLETLPQALNTHLTSRGVSVLRGQPVCGLSLQAEGRWKVSLGDGSLEADHVISAVPASVLSRLLPAQAAPLARALSTIAAVSVAVVNLQYRGARLPVQGFGHLVPSSEDPGVLGIVYDSVAFPEQDGSPPGLRVTVMLGGSWLQTLEARGTVLSQELFQQQAQQAAAAQLGLKGPPSHCLVHLHKNCIPQYTLGHWQKLEAATQFLASQRLPLTLAGASYKGVAVNDCIESGRQAAARVLGAEPNS; encoded by the exons ATGGGCCGGACCGTGGTCGTGCTGGGCGGTGGCATCAGCGGCTTGGCCGCCAGTTACCACCTGAGCCGGGCCCCCTGTCCCCCTAAG gTGGTCCTGGTGGAGGGCAGCGAGCGTCTGGGAGGCTGGATCCGCTCGGTCCGAGGGCCAGGTGGTGCTATCTTTGAACTTGGACCTCGAGGAATTCGGCCGGCCGGAGCCCTGGGAGCCCGGACGCTGCTCCTG GTTTCTGAGCTTGGCTTGGACTCAGAAGTGTTGCCTGTCCGGGGAGACCACCCAGCTGCCCAGAACAGGTTCCTGTATGTAGGTGGTGCCCTGCATGCGCTGCCCTCTGGCCTCAG GGGGCTCTTCCGCCCTTCACCTCCCTTCTCCAAACCTCTGTTTTGGGCTGGGCTGAAGGAGTTGACCGCGCCCAGGGGCAAAGACCCTGATGAGACTGTGCACAGTTTTGCCCAGCGCCGCCTTGGACCTGAG GTGGCGTCTCTAGCCATGGACAGTCTCTGCCGAGGAGTGTTTGCAGGCAACAGCCGGGAGCTCAGCATCAGGTCCTGCTTTCCCAGTCTCTTCCAAGCTGAGCAAACCCATCGTTCCGTTTtactggggctgctgctgggggcaG GGCAGAGCCCACAGCCGGACTCAGCGCTCATTCGCCAGGCCCGAGCTGAGCGCTGGAGCCAGTGGTCACTGCGTGGAGGGCTGGAGACGTTGCCCCAGGCCCTTAACACACACCTGACTAGTAGGGGTGTCAGTGTTCTCCGAGGCCAGCCTGTCTGCGGACTCAGCCTCCAGGCAGAAGGGCGCTGGAAG GTGTCTCTAGGGGACGGCAGTCTGGAGGCAGACCACGTGATTAGCGCCGTTCCGGCTTCAG TGCTCAGCAGGCTGCTCCCCGCCCAGGCCGCCCCTCTGGCTCGTGCCCTGAGCACCATCGCTGCTGTGTCTGTGGCTGTGGTGAACCTCCAGTACCGAGGAGCGCGCCTGCCTGTGCAG ggATTTGGACATTTGGTGCCATCCTCAGAAGACCCAGGCGTCCTGGGAATCGTGTATGACTCAGTTGCTTTTCCTGAGCAGGACGGGAGCCCCCCTGGCCTCCGAGTGACT GTGATGCTGGGAGGGTCCTGGTTACAGACGCTGGAAGCCAGGGGCACTGTCTTATCTCAGGAGCTGTTCCAACAGCAGGCACAACAAGCAGCTGCCGCCCAGTTAGGACTGAAGGGGCCACCAAGTCACTGCTTGGTCCACCTTCACAAG aaCTGCATCCCCCAGTATACACTGGGCCACTGGCAAAAACTGG AGGCAGCGACCCAGTTCCTGGCTTCTCAGAGGCTGCCCTTGACTCTGGCCGGAGCCTCCTACAAGGGGGTTGCTGTCAATGACTGTATAGAGAGTGGACGCCAGGCAGCAGCCCGGGTCCTGGGCGCAGAGCCTAACAGCTGA
- the USP21 gene encoding ubiquitin carboxyl-terminal hydrolase 21 isoform X2, which yields MPQASEHRLGRAREPPVNVQPRVGSKLPFAPRARSKERRNPAPGPNPMLRPLPPRPGPPEERLKKLELGRGRTSGPRPRGPLRADHGVPLPGSPPPTVALPLPSRTNLARSKSVSSGDLRPMGIALGGHRGTGELGAALSRLALRPEPPTLRRSASLRRLGGFPGPPTLLSIRTEPPTSHGSFHVISARPSESFYSDDKMCFLNAVLQCLSSTRPLRDFCLRRDFRQEVPGGGRAQELTEAFADVIGALWHPDSCEAVNPTRFRAVFQKYVPSFSGYSQQDAQEFLKLLMERLHLEINRRGRRAPPILASSAAPCQPRRGGALLEEPDLSDDDRANLMWKRYLEREDSKIVDLFVGQLKSCLKCQACGYRSTTFEVFCDLSLPIPKKGFAGGKVSLRDCFSLFTKEEELESENAPVCDRCRQKTRSTKKLTVQRFPRILVLHLNRFSASRGSIKKSSVGVDFPLQRLSLGDFASDKAGSPVYQLYALCNHSGSVHYGHYTALCRCQTGWHVYNDSRVSPVSENQVASSEGYVLFYQLMQEPPRCL from the exons ATGCCCCAGGCCTCTGAGCACCGCCTGGGCCGGGCCCGAGAGCCACCTGTTAATGTCCAGCCCCGAGTGGGATCCAAGCTACCATTTGCCCCGAGGGCCCGAAGCAAGGAGCGCCGAAACCCAGCCCCTGGGCCGAACCCCATGTTAAGACCTCTGCCTCCCCGGCCAGGTCCCCCTGAGGAACGGCTGAAGAAACTGGAGCTGGGACGGGGACGGACCTCAGGCCCTCGTCCCAGAGGACCCCTTCGGGCAGATCATGGAGTTCCCCTGCCTGGCTCACCACCCCCAACTgtggctctgcctctcccttccaggACCAACCTAGCTCGTTCCAAGTCTGTGAGCAGTGGGGACTTGCGTCCTATGGGGATTGCCTTGGGAGGGCATCGTGGCACTGGAGAGCTAGGGGCTGCACTGAGCCGCTTGGCCCTCCGGCCTGAGCCTCCCACTCTGAGACGTAGCGCCTCTCTCCGCCGCCTCGGGGGCTTTCCTGGTCCCCCCACCTTGCTCAGTATACGGACGGAGCCCCCTACTTCCCATGGCTCCTTCCACGTCATATCTGCCCGGCCCTCTGAGTCTTTCTACTCCGATGACAAAATG tgcttCCTGAACGCAGTGCTACAGTGTCTGAGCAGCACTCGGCCTCTTCGGGACTTCTGTCTGCGAAGGGACTTCCGGCAAGAGGTGCCCGGAGGGGGTCGAGCCCAAGAGCTCACTGAAG cctttgcagatgtgattggTGCCCTGTGGCACCCTGACTCCTGTGAAGCTGTGAATCCTACTCGATTCCGAGCTGTCTTCCAGAAATACGTTCCCTCCTTCTCTGGATACAG CCAGCAGGATGCCCAAGAGTTCCTGAAGCTCCTCATGGAGCGCCTACACCTCGAAATCAACCGCCGGGGCCGCAGGGCTCCGCCGATCCTGGCCAGCAGTGCAGCTCCATGTCAGCCCCGCCGCGGAGGAGCTCTGCTGGAAGAGCCTGACTTGAG TGATGATGACCGAGCCAACCTAATGTGGAAGCGTTACCTGGAGCGAGAAGACAGCAAGATTGTGG ACCTGTTTGTGGGCCAGTTGAAAAGTTGTCTCAAGTGCCAGGCCTGTGGGTATCGCTCCACGACCTTCGAGGTTTTTTGTGACCTGTCCCTGCCCATCCCCAAG aaaggATTTGCCGGGGGCAAGGTGTCTCTGCGGGATTGTTTCAGCCTTTTCACGAAGGAAGAAGAGCTGGAGTCAGAGAATGCTCCG GTGTGTGACCGATGTCGGCAGAAAACACGAAGTACCAAAAAGTTGACAGTACAGAGATTCCCCCGAATCCTCGTGCTCC ATCTTAATCGGTTTTCCGCCTCCCGAGGCTCCATCAAGAAAAGTTCAGTAGGTGTAGATTTCCCGCTGCAGCGACTGAGCCTAGGGGACTTCGCCAGTGACAAAGCCG GAAGCCCCGTCTATCAGCTGTACGCCCTTTGCAACCACTCGGGCAGCGTCCACTACGGCCACTACACAGCCCTGTGCCGGTGCCAGACTGGCTGGCATGTCTACAATGACTCTCG TGTCTCCCCTGTCAGTGAAAACCAGGTGGCATCCAGCGAGGGCTACGTGCTGTTCTACCAGCTGATGCAGGAGCCGCCCCGGTGCCTGTGA
- the USP21 gene encoding ubiquitin carboxyl-terminal hydrolase 21 isoform X1 has product MPQASEHRLGRAREPPVNVQPRVGSKLPFAPRARSKERRNPAPGPNPMLRPLPPRPGPPEERLKKLELGRGRTSGPRPRGPLRADHGVPLPGSPPPTVALPLPSRTNLARSKSVSSGDLRPMGIALGGHRGTGELGAALSRLALRPEPPTLRRSASLRRLGGFPGPPTLLSIRTEPPTSHGSFHVISARPSESFYSDDKMAHHTLLLGSGHVGLRNLGNTCFLNAVLQCLSSTRPLRDFCLRRDFRQEVPGGGRAQELTEAFADVIGALWHPDSCEAVNPTRFRAVFQKYVPSFSGYSQQDAQEFLKLLMERLHLEINRRGRRAPPILASSAAPCQPRRGGALLEEPDLSDDDRANLMWKRYLEREDSKIVDLFVGQLKSCLKCQACGYRSTTFEVFCDLSLPIPKKGFAGGKVSLRDCFSLFTKEEELESENAPVCDRCRQKTRSTKKLTVQRFPRILVLHLNRFSASRGSIKKSSVGVDFPLQRLSLGDFASDKAGSPVYQLYALCNHSGSVHYGHYTALCRCQTGWHVYNDSRVSPVSENQVASSEGYVLFYQLMQEPPRCL; this is encoded by the exons ATGCCCCAGGCCTCTGAGCACCGCCTGGGCCGGGCCCGAGAGCCACCTGTTAATGTCCAGCCCCGAGTGGGATCCAAGCTACCATTTGCCCCGAGGGCCCGAAGCAAGGAGCGCCGAAACCCAGCCCCTGGGCCGAACCCCATGTTAAGACCTCTGCCTCCCCGGCCAGGTCCCCCTGAGGAACGGCTGAAGAAACTGGAGCTGGGACGGGGACGGACCTCAGGCCCTCGTCCCAGAGGACCCCTTCGGGCAGATCATGGAGTTCCCCTGCCTGGCTCACCACCCCCAACTgtggctctgcctctcccttccaggACCAACCTAGCTCGTTCCAAGTCTGTGAGCAGTGGGGACTTGCGTCCTATGGGGATTGCCTTGGGAGGGCATCGTGGCACTGGAGAGCTAGGGGCTGCACTGAGCCGCTTGGCCCTCCGGCCTGAGCCTCCCACTCTGAGACGTAGCGCCTCTCTCCGCCGCCTCGGGGGCTTTCCTGGTCCCCCCACCTTGCTCAGTATACGGACGGAGCCCCCTACTTCCCATGGCTCCTTCCACGTCATATCTGCCCGGCCCTCTGAGTCTTTCTACTCCGATGACAAAATG GCTCATCACACACTGCTTCTGGGCTCCGGTCATGTTGGGCTCCGAAATCTGGGGAACACG tgcttCCTGAACGCAGTGCTACAGTGTCTGAGCAGCACTCGGCCTCTTCGGGACTTCTGTCTGCGAAGGGACTTCCGGCAAGAGGTGCCCGGAGGGGGTCGAGCCCAAGAGCTCACTGAAG cctttgcagatgtgattggTGCCCTGTGGCACCCTGACTCCTGTGAAGCTGTGAATCCTACTCGATTCCGAGCTGTCTTCCAGAAATACGTTCCCTCCTTCTCTGGATACAG CCAGCAGGATGCCCAAGAGTTCCTGAAGCTCCTCATGGAGCGCCTACACCTCGAAATCAACCGCCGGGGCCGCAGGGCTCCGCCGATCCTGGCCAGCAGTGCAGCTCCATGTCAGCCCCGCCGCGGAGGAGCTCTGCTGGAAGAGCCTGACTTGAG TGATGATGACCGAGCCAACCTAATGTGGAAGCGTTACCTGGAGCGAGAAGACAGCAAGATTGTGG ACCTGTTTGTGGGCCAGTTGAAAAGTTGTCTCAAGTGCCAGGCCTGTGGGTATCGCTCCACGACCTTCGAGGTTTTTTGTGACCTGTCCCTGCCCATCCCCAAG aaaggATTTGCCGGGGGCAAGGTGTCTCTGCGGGATTGTTTCAGCCTTTTCACGAAGGAAGAAGAGCTGGAGTCAGAGAATGCTCCG GTGTGTGACCGATGTCGGCAGAAAACACGAAGTACCAAAAAGTTGACAGTACAGAGATTCCCCCGAATCCTCGTGCTCC ATCTTAATCGGTTTTCCGCCTCCCGAGGCTCCATCAAGAAAAGTTCAGTAGGTGTAGATTTCCCGCTGCAGCGACTGAGCCTAGGGGACTTCGCCAGTGACAAAGCCG GAAGCCCCGTCTATCAGCTGTACGCCCTTTGCAACCACTCGGGCAGCGTCCACTACGGCCACTACACAGCCCTGTGCCGGTGCCAGACTGGCTGGCATGTCTACAATGACTCTCG TGTCTCCCCTGTCAGTGAAAACCAGGTGGCATCCAGCGAGGGCTACGTGCTGTTCTACCAGCTGATGCAGGAGCCGCCCCGGTGCCTGTGA
- the USP21 gene encoding ubiquitin carboxyl-terminal hydrolase 21 isoform X3 translates to MPQASEHRLGRAREPPVNVQPRVGSKLPFAPRARSKERRNPAPGPNPMLRPLPPRPGPPEERLKKLELGRGRTSGPRPRGPLRADHGVPLPGSPPPTVALPLPSRTNLARSKSAHHTLLLGSGHVGLRNLGNTCFLNAVLQCLSSTRPLRDFCLRRDFRQEVPGGGRAQELTEAFADVIGALWHPDSCEAVNPTRFRAVFQKYVPSFSGYSQQDAQEFLKLLMERLHLEINRRGRRAPPILASSAAPCQPRRGGALLEEPDLSDDDRANLMWKRYLEREDSKIVDLFVGQLKSCLKCQACGYRSTTFEVFCDLSLPIPKKGFAGGKVSLRDCFSLFTKEEELESENAPVCDRCRQKTRSTKKLTVQRFPRILVLHLNRFSASRGSIKKSSVGVDFPLQRLSLGDFASDKAGSPVYQLYALCNHSGSVHYGHYTALCRCQTGWHVYNDSRVSPVSENQVASSEGYVLFYQLMQEPPRCL, encoded by the exons ATGCCCCAGGCCTCTGAGCACCGCCTGGGCCGGGCCCGAGAGCCACCTGTTAATGTCCAGCCCCGAGTGGGATCCAAGCTACCATTTGCCCCGAGGGCCCGAAGCAAGGAGCGCCGAAACCCAGCCCCTGGGCCGAACCCCATGTTAAGACCTCTGCCTCCCCGGCCAGGTCCCCCTGAGGAACGGCTGAAGAAACTGGAGCTGGGACGGGGACGGACCTCAGGCCCTCGTCCCAGAGGACCCCTTCGGGCAGATCATGGAGTTCCCCTGCCTGGCTCACCACCCCCAACTgtggctctgcctctcccttccaggACCAACCTAGCTCGTTCCAAGTCT GCTCATCACACACTGCTTCTGGGCTCCGGTCATGTTGGGCTCCGAAATCTGGGGAACACG tgcttCCTGAACGCAGTGCTACAGTGTCTGAGCAGCACTCGGCCTCTTCGGGACTTCTGTCTGCGAAGGGACTTCCGGCAAGAGGTGCCCGGAGGGGGTCGAGCCCAAGAGCTCACTGAAG cctttgcagatgtgattggTGCCCTGTGGCACCCTGACTCCTGTGAAGCTGTGAATCCTACTCGATTCCGAGCTGTCTTCCAGAAATACGTTCCCTCCTTCTCTGGATACAG CCAGCAGGATGCCCAAGAGTTCCTGAAGCTCCTCATGGAGCGCCTACACCTCGAAATCAACCGCCGGGGCCGCAGGGCTCCGCCGATCCTGGCCAGCAGTGCAGCTCCATGTCAGCCCCGCCGCGGAGGAGCTCTGCTGGAAGAGCCTGACTTGAG TGATGATGACCGAGCCAACCTAATGTGGAAGCGTTACCTGGAGCGAGAAGACAGCAAGATTGTGG ACCTGTTTGTGGGCCAGTTGAAAAGTTGTCTCAAGTGCCAGGCCTGTGGGTATCGCTCCACGACCTTCGAGGTTTTTTGTGACCTGTCCCTGCCCATCCCCAAG aaaggATTTGCCGGGGGCAAGGTGTCTCTGCGGGATTGTTTCAGCCTTTTCACGAAGGAAGAAGAGCTGGAGTCAGAGAATGCTCCG GTGTGTGACCGATGTCGGCAGAAAACACGAAGTACCAAAAAGTTGACAGTACAGAGATTCCCCCGAATCCTCGTGCTCC ATCTTAATCGGTTTTCCGCCTCCCGAGGCTCCATCAAGAAAAGTTCAGTAGGTGTAGATTTCCCGCTGCAGCGACTGAGCCTAGGGGACTTCGCCAGTGACAAAGCCG GAAGCCCCGTCTATCAGCTGTACGCCCTTTGCAACCACTCGGGCAGCGTCCACTACGGCCACTACACAGCCCTGTGCCGGTGCCAGACTGGCTGGCATGTCTACAATGACTCTCG TGTCTCCCCTGTCAGTGAAAACCAGGTGGCATCCAGCGAGGGCTACGTGCTGTTCTACCAGCTGATGCAGGAGCCGCCCCGGTGCCTGTGA
- the UFC1 gene encoding ubiquitin-fold modifier-conjugating enzyme 1, giving the protein MADEATRRVVSEIPVLKTNAGPRDRELWVQRLKEEYQSLIRYVENNKNADNDWFRLESNKEGTRWFGKCWHIHDLLKYEFDIEFDIPITYPTTAPEIAVPELDGKTAKMYRGGKICLTDHFKPLWARNVPKFGLAHLMALGLGPWLAVEIPDLIQKGVIQHKEKCNQ; this is encoded by the exons ATGGCGGACGAGGCCACCCGGCGTGTGGTGTCCGAGATCCCGGTGCTGAAGACTAACGCCGGACCTCGAGATCGTGAGTTGTGGGTGCAGCGACTCAAAGAGGAATATCAGTCTCTTATCCGG TATGTGGAGAACAACAAGAATGCGGACAATGATTGGTTCCGACTGGAGTCCAACAAGGAAGGGACTCG GTGGTTTGGAAAATGCTGGCACATCCATGACCTGCTCAAATATGAGTTTGACATTGAGTTTGAC ATTCCTATCACATATCCTACTACTGCTCCAGAAATTGCAGTTCCTGAACTGGATGGAAAAACAGCAAAGATGTACAG GGGTGGCAAAATATGCCTGACTGATCACTTTAAGCCTTTGTGGGCCAGGAACGTGCCCAAGTTTGGACTAGCTCATCTTATGGCTCTGGGG CTGGGTCCATGGCTGGCAGTGGAAATCCCCGATCTGATTCAGAAGGGCGTGATTCAGCATAAAGAGAAATGCAACCAATGA